The Hymenobacter sp. DG01 genome has a segment encoding these proteins:
- a CDS encoding ATP-binding protein: MLPIPIYDQKSRIKLLIVGVALLIGAATVIYTNLLVQRLSEREQKQIDLYAKTQRYLINTEEESNVSFLYDEIIEANTTIPVIWADDSGYPLDAQNLPVPKGLSEEARVTFLQQEMLKMKEQHTPIVIEIGGGVRNFIYYKESSLLTQLRYYPLVQLAIIGCLGVIAYFAFSYSRRAEQNRVWVGLAKETAHQLGTPLSSLVGWQAYLRESERFRGEPIVEELGKDIRRLEIITERFSNIGSVPVLNDENIYRVTLNAISYLQSRVSRKVSFEVKTDLPLDTPAQLNIPLFDWVIENICKNAVDAMDGKGSITIHLRRPVRNKGQIAIDITDTGKGIPKTKLESVFLPGYTTKKRGWGLGLALAKRIIENYHRGRLFVKWSEVGRGTTFRILLNG; this comes from the coding sequence GTGCTGCCCATACCCATTTACGATCAGAAGTCCCGTATCAAGCTCCTTATTGTGGGCGTGGCCCTGCTGATTGGGGCCGCTACGGTTATTTACACCAATCTGCTGGTGCAGCGGCTCTCGGAGCGGGAGCAGAAGCAGATTGACCTCTACGCCAAAACCCAACGCTACCTCATCAATACGGAGGAAGAATCGAACGTGTCGTTTCTCTACGATGAGATTATTGAGGCCAACACGACTATCCCGGTTATCTGGGCCGATGACAGCGGCTACCCCCTCGACGCCCAGAACCTGCCCGTACCCAAGGGCCTGAGCGAGGAGGCCCGGGTAACATTTCTGCAGCAGGAAATGCTGAAGATGAAGGAACAGCACACGCCCATCGTTATTGAAATAGGGGGTGGGGTGCGCAACTTCATTTACTATAAAGAGTCGTCGTTACTGACGCAGCTGCGGTACTACCCCCTGGTGCAGCTGGCCATCATTGGGTGCCTGGGCGTCATTGCCTACTTCGCCTTCAGCTACTCGCGGCGGGCCGAGCAGAACCGGGTGTGGGTAGGCCTGGCCAAGGAAACAGCCCACCAACTGGGCACGCCGCTTAGCAGCCTGGTAGGCTGGCAGGCTTACCTGCGAGAATCGGAGCGGTTCAGGGGCGAGCCGATTGTAGAAGAGTTGGGTAAAGACATCCGGCGGCTGGAAATTATTACGGAGCGCTTCAGCAACATCGGCTCAGTGCCAGTGCTCAACGACGAAAACATCTACCGCGTCACGCTCAACGCCATTAGCTACCTGCAAAGCCGGGTGTCGCGGAAAGTCAGCTTCGAGGTAAAAACAGACCTGCCCCTGGACACGCCGGCCCAGCTAAACATTCCGCTCTTCGACTGGGTGATTGAGAACATCTGCAAGAATGCCGTGGACGCCATGGATGGCAAGGGCAGCATCACCATTCACCTGCGTCGCCCGGTGCGCAACAAAGGCCAGATTGCCATTGATATTACCGACACCGGCAAGGGCATCCCGAAAACCAAGCTGGAAAGCGTGTTCCTACCCGGCTATACCACCAAAAAGCGCGGCTGGGGGCTGGGTCTGGCCCTGGCCAAGCGCATCATCGAGAACTACCACCGCGGCCGCCTCTTCGTGAAGTGGAGCGAGGTAGGGCGGGGTACTACGTTTCGGATTCTGCTGAACGGGTGA
- a CDS encoding AsmA-like C-terminal region-containing protein: protein MTLGVLLGSALAGLWLGQERIIALFVEALNRHLQVPVQASRLEVSVLDQFPRLSVTLHDVVVAGSEPTDTVKLARARRLYCAFDAWDLLAGRYHIRAITLADAYVRVRRNQQGVGNYHVLRPDTTTAATEPFGMELEGIRLERVGVLYEDAARRQHFRLRTPDLRAALTITDTRLDIAAQGLAYVTTLRFGPDDYFQQKELRINTELTIDRPGQQLTLAPSRVQVGPAAYTVAGTIGYRGAPVLDLRCQAAGADVQSVLALLPPRLTRALAGYRSRGAVYFGGTVRGEVSEQRNPTVAVRFGCRNASFFHPRYQQAVEKVSLTGFFTNGARQSAATTVLRLDSIRGQLGGRPFRGQLQLENFVAPRLQLLGQAEVDVAPAVRFFPVAAIRQARGTAALHLRLNGLVRDLRSQPTPAQASGELRLQNLQLQLRDFRQPFTRVSGQLQLRGTDVLISTLSGQLGNSDFRGRGRLRNLTGWLLRSGQPLRLEATVASHLLDFNQLLYTYQPAAKGAAGSSGGRAAAGLRVPAGIAVAVEATADQVRFRRLRGRQLQGNLRLQGQVFSSTGLTLRAAGGRASVRGTVDARQPRLLKASTVVSCQQVPLDSLFYVFEDFGQQFITQRHLRGSLTATAEVDSYYDAHLSPLTDRLEAEVHATVRNGELLNFEPLQKLSFLASRATLRHLRFAQLQNRLYVQSRTVYVPEMDIRSNVKAASLIRVTGTHTFDQQLDYHVRIPLLPGLLPQAIAGANGPELRLAIQGNEQDFTVRYERAPREATLPRVAGPSGAAPPAHTPTPAGPAAAPRPAARPSFELKKPARKPAQPQAGEYFDF, encoded by the coding sequence TTGACGCTTGGGGTGCTGCTCGGTAGCGCCCTAGCGGGGTTGTGGCTGGGGCAGGAGCGAATTATTGCTTTGTTTGTGGAGGCCCTGAACCGCCACCTGCAGGTACCAGTGCAGGCCAGCCGCCTGGAGGTATCGGTGCTAGACCAGTTTCCGCGCCTGTCGGTAACCCTGCACGATGTGGTGGTGGCCGGCTCCGAGCCTACGGACACCGTGAAGCTGGCCCGGGCCCGGCGGCTGTACTGTGCCTTCGATGCTTGGGATTTGCTGGCCGGGCGCTACCACATTCGGGCCATTACCCTGGCCGATGCCTACGTGCGGGTACGCCGTAACCAGCAGGGGGTAGGCAACTACCACGTGCTCCGTCCCGATACGACCACGGCGGCTACCGAGCCCTTCGGGATGGAGCTGGAAGGTATTCGGCTGGAGCGCGTGGGGGTGCTCTACGAGGATGCTGCCCGCCGGCAGCACTTCCGCCTCCGGACGCCCGACCTGCGGGCCGCCCTGACCATTACGGATACGCGCCTGGATATTGCCGCGCAAGGGCTGGCCTACGTGACTACCCTGCGCTTCGGCCCCGACGACTATTTTCAGCAGAAAGAGCTGCGTATTAACACGGAGCTAACCATTGACCGGCCGGGGCAGCAGCTCACCCTGGCCCCCTCACGGGTGCAGGTGGGGCCGGCGGCTTATACGGTAGCCGGCACCATTGGGTACCGGGGAGCCCCTGTGCTGGATTTACGCTGTCAGGCTGCGGGGGCCGATGTGCAGTCGGTACTGGCCCTGCTGCCGCCCCGCCTGACCCGGGCGCTGGCCGGCTACCGCAGCCGGGGCGCGGTATATTTTGGGGGCACAGTGCGCGGGGAGGTGTCGGAGCAGCGTAACCCGACGGTAGCAGTGCGGTTTGGCTGCCGGAATGCTTCATTTTTTCACCCGCGCTACCAGCAGGCTGTAGAAAAAGTCAGCCTGACGGGATTCTTCACCAACGGAGCAAGGCAATCGGCGGCTACTACGGTGCTGCGCCTCGACAGCATCCGGGGCCAGCTGGGCGGGCGACCCTTCCGGGGGCAGCTGCAGCTCGAAAACTTCGTGGCTCCCCGCCTGCAGCTCCTGGGCCAGGCCGAGGTGGACGTGGCGCCGGCCGTGCGCTTCTTCCCGGTGGCCGCTATCCGCCAGGCCCGGGGCACCGCCGCCCTGCACCTGCGGCTGAACGGCCTCGTGCGTGACCTTCGCAGCCAGCCTACCCCCGCTCAGGCCAGTGGGGAGCTGCGGCTGCAAAATCTGCAGCTGCAGCTGCGCGACTTCCGCCAGCCCTTCACGCGCGTGAGCGGCCAGCTGCAGCTGCGCGGAACCGATGTGCTGATATCAACGCTAAGCGGCCAGCTGGGCAACTCCGATTTCCGGGGGCGTGGTCGGCTGCGTAACCTGACGGGCTGGCTGCTGCGCTCCGGGCAGCCCCTGCGTCTGGAGGCCACGGTAGCCAGCCACCTGCTGGATTTCAATCAGTTGCTGTACACTTACCAGCCGGCAGCTAAGGGAGCGGCAGGTAGCTCGGGTGGCCGCGCGGCGGCCGGGCTGCGGGTGCCGGCGGGTATTGCCGTAGCCGTGGAGGCCACCGCCGACCAGGTACGGTTCCGGCGGCTACGGGGGCGGCAGCTACAAGGCAATCTGCGGCTGCAGGGGCAGGTGTTCAGCTCCACGGGCCTGACGCTGCGGGCAGCCGGCGGCCGGGCCAGTGTGCGCGGCACCGTAGATGCCCGCCAGCCCCGGCTGCTAAAGGCCAGCACCGTGGTCAGCTGCCAGCAGGTGCCTCTCGATAGTCTGTTTTATGTATTCGAAGATTTTGGCCAGCAGTTTATTACTCAGCGCCACCTACGCGGCAGCCTGACGGCCACGGCCGAGGTAGATTCGTACTACGATGCCCACCTGAGCCCGCTTACCGACCGGCTGGAAGCCGAGGTGCACGCCACCGTGCGCAATGGCGAGCTGCTCAACTTCGAGCCCCTGCAGAAGCTGAGCTTTCTGGCTAGCCGTGCTACCCTGCGCCACCTGCGCTTTGCCCAACTGCAGAACCGCCTCTACGTGCAGAGCCGCACGGTGTACGTGCCCGAAATGGATATCCGCTCCAACGTGAAGGCCGCCTCCCTGATTCGGGTGACGGGCACTCATACGTTTGACCAGCAGCTGGATTACCACGTTCGGATACCCTTGCTGCCCGGCCTGTTGCCCCAGGCCATAGCCGGGGCCAACGGCCCCGAGCTGCGCCTGGCCATTCAGGGCAACGAGCAGGATTTTACCGTGCGCTATGAGCGGGCGCCCCGCGAGGCTACCCTGCCCCGGGTAGCTGGCCCCAGCGGCGCGGCCCCGCCTGCCCACACACCTACGCCGGCCGGGCCAGCTGCGGCCCCCAGGCCGGCGGCCCGGCCTAGCTTCGAGCTGAAAAAGCCCGCCAGGAAACCTGCCCAGCCTCAGGCCGGTGAGTACTTCGATTTTTAG
- a CDS encoding helix-turn-helix transcriptional regulator, producing the protein MKPLLSRVESKKVDKAAAMLKVLAHPKRLAIVDLLGKEEKMTVTEIYRSLDLPQAIASQHLITLKDRGILSSFKVGTKIYYSLSIPKLLDVIDSLEDCCDTM; encoded by the coding sequence ATGAAACCATTGCTTTCAAGAGTAGAGTCCAAAAAAGTAGATAAGGCGGCTGCCATGCTCAAGGTGCTGGCTCACCCCAAGCGCCTGGCCATTGTTGATTTGCTGGGGAAAGAAGAGAAGATGACCGTTACGGAAATCTACCGCTCCCTTGATCTGCCCCAGGCCATTGCCTCTCAACACCTCATCACCCTCAAAGACCGGGGCATTTTGTCCTCGTTTAAGGTGGGTACTAAAATTTACTACTCCCTCTCCATCCCCAAGCTGCTGGACGTCATCGATTCCCTGGAGGATTGCTGCGACACCATGTAA
- a CDS encoding TerB family tellurite resistance protein, protein MNDTQLLQNYSDQEKAAYLSVIASLASADREASAAEIEFLQQLAHQAGLSGGATQQVLSAAKDASNESIKANLDALRGSDLRFSLVTDLISFARADGAYSNTEEEMVNKIAAYLGINQQQTQALEQVVDQAAQVPHDANDPAKQSFLGGIGDKLSSVGIPKGALMAGLLGVVAPMVISKVMNRGGGMPGGGGGMMGGMGSGSLGGLLGGAAQSGMGGLLGGLLGGGLLGGMMGGGGQQSSYGNYPQQGSHVGSGGLGSLMSILGGLGGQPNMQPRSAGGGGLGGLMGGGMGSLLGGLLGGR, encoded by the coding sequence ATGAACGATACGCAACTCCTGCAGAATTATTCCGACCAGGAAAAAGCCGCTTACCTGAGCGTTATTGCCAGCCTGGCTTCCGCTGACCGCGAAGCTTCCGCTGCCGAAATAGAATTCCTACAGCAGCTCGCGCACCAGGCCGGTCTGAGCGGCGGCGCTACCCAGCAGGTGCTGTCGGCCGCTAAAGATGCCAGCAACGAAAGCATCAAAGCCAACCTCGATGCCCTGCGCGGCAGCGACCTGCGCTTTTCGCTGGTTACGGACCTGATCAGCTTTGCCCGCGCCGATGGCGCCTACTCCAACACGGAGGAGGAAATGGTCAACAAGATTGCTGCCTACCTCGGCATCAACCAGCAGCAGACCCAGGCCCTGGAACAGGTGGTTGACCAGGCCGCCCAGGTTCCGCACGATGCCAACGACCCGGCCAAGCAGAGCTTCCTGGGCGGCATCGGGGATAAGCTCTCCAGCGTGGGCATTCCCAAAGGTGCTCTCATGGCCGGCTTGCTGGGCGTAGTAGCACCCATGGTAATTTCCAAGGTGATGAACCGCGGCGGCGGCATGCCCGGCGGGGGGGGCGGTATGATGGGCGGCATGGGCAGTGGTTCGCTGGGCGGCCTGCTCGGCGGCGCGGCCCAGAGTGGTATGGGTGGCCTGCTGGGCGGCCTGCTCGGCGGCGGCCTGTTGGGCGGCATGATGGGCGGCGGCGGTCAGCAGAGCTCCTACGGCAACTATCCGCAGCAAGGCTCCCACGTGGGCAGCGGCGGCCTCGGCTCCCTGATGTCAATTCTGGGTGGCCTGGGCGGGCAGCCCAACATGCAGCCCCGTAGCGCCGGTGGCGGCGGCCTGGGTGGCCTGATGGGTGGCGGCATGGGTAGCCTGCTCGGCGGGCTGCTCGGCGGCCGCTAA
- a CDS encoding glycosyltransferase family 39 protein has translation MPLPAPPRPTAPASPRARWVVGLFFGLLGLLGVALHRDYGVGWDEQLDRLNGIINAKYVALKLAPELARRQPTFAEIPDMSENQDVDHGVFFQLPLVVLEKVVGAEDSRDVYFLRHLTIWLTCVAGTYALYRLAARYLGSWRWGLVVAAALVLSPRLFAESFYNYKDLVFLGFFTFGVGTLTRWLRQPTWPNAALHALAVGAAIDVRTMGVLLIGLTVGFAGLEGWFRVEVRRRLGLTLALFFGLTWAVVVAGWPYLWENPIDHFLSAFLSFSRYRAHMLTVYFGQEISVQRLPWHYALVWLLITTPLPYSVLFAIGVGAVIRQALRRPWAWLASATGRTDLLLLAWFFGPLAAIVLLHSVIYDGWRHLYFIYPAFLLLAGRGLLAAGRYVRNTSRPAVRRLGYVGAGLLLVGVGHTALRMILDHPYQNMYYSFLPGSVAGRLFERDYWGLSGREGVEWILRQDSGATVPVATEAVTSLMLHNAQLLLPPAERARLRMVPVAQARYFLTTYRWHPEAYPDSIGRLVYCRRVNGITILSVYRRPGR, from the coding sequence ATGCCCTTGCCCGCCCCGCCCCGACCCACTGCCCCTGCCAGCCCCCGGGCCCGCTGGGTGGTTGGCCTCTTCTTCGGGCTGCTGGGGCTGCTGGGGGTAGCCCTGCACCGCGACTACGGCGTGGGCTGGGATGAGCAGCTGGACCGGCTCAATGGCATCATTAACGCCAAGTACGTAGCCCTGAAGCTAGCGCCCGAGCTGGCCCGCCGCCAGCCTACCTTCGCCGAAATACCCGACATGAGCGAAAACCAGGACGTGGACCACGGGGTATTCTTTCAGCTGCCCCTGGTGGTACTGGAGAAGGTAGTAGGCGCCGAAGACTCGCGGGACGTGTATTTCCTGCGCCACCTCACCATCTGGCTGACGTGCGTGGCTGGCACCTACGCCCTCTACCGGCTGGCGGCGCGCTACCTGGGCAGCTGGCGCTGGGGCCTGGTGGTAGCAGCGGCCCTGGTACTTTCCCCGCGCTTGTTTGCCGAGTCATTCTACAATTACAAAGACCTGGTTTTTCTGGGGTTTTTCACGTTTGGCGTGGGTACCCTCACCCGGTGGCTCCGCCAGCCCACCTGGCCGAACGCCGCCCTGCACGCCCTGGCCGTAGGGGCCGCTATTGATGTGCGCACTATGGGAGTGCTGCTCATTGGTCTCACCGTAGGCTTCGCAGGCCTAGAGGGCTGGTTCCGGGTCGAAGTGCGGCGCCGGCTGGGCCTGACGCTGGCTCTGTTCTTCGGGCTTACCTGGGCAGTGGTGGTAGCGGGCTGGCCCTACCTCTGGGAAAACCCAATCGACCACTTCTTATCCGCCTTTCTGAGCTTCAGCCGCTACCGCGCCCACATGCTTACGGTGTACTTCGGCCAGGAAATATCGGTGCAGCGGCTGCCCTGGCACTACGCGCTGGTCTGGCTGCTGATTACTACCCCCCTACCCTATTCAGTCCTGTTTGCAATCGGTGTGGGGGCAGTGATTCGCCAAGCCCTACGGCGGCCGTGGGCCTGGCTGGCTTCGGCTACGGGCCGCACCGACCTGCTGCTTCTGGCCTGGTTTTTCGGGCCGCTGGCTGCCATTGTGCTGCTGCACTCCGTGATTTATGACGGCTGGCGCCACCTCTATTTTATTTATCCGGCTTTCCTGCTGCTGGCGGGCCGGGGGCTGCTGGCGGCCGGGCGCTACGTGCGCAATACCTCCCGGCCCGCGGTGCGCAGGCTCGGATATGTCGGGGCAGGGTTGCTGCTGGTAGGCGTAGGCCACACGGCGCTACGCATGATCCTCGACCACCCCTACCAGAACATGTACTATAGCTTCCTGCCGGGCTCCGTGGCCGGCCGGCTCTTTGAGCGCGACTACTGGGGCTTATCGGGACGGGAGGGGGTAGAGTGGATTCTTCGGCAGGACTCCGGCGCTACCGTGCCAGTAGCCACGGAGGCAGTTACCAGCCTGATGCTGCACAATGCCCAGCTGCTGCTGCCGCCGGCTGAACGGGCCCGTCTGCGCATGGTACCCGTGGCCCAGGCCCGCTACTTCCTGACTACCTACCGCTGGCACCCCGAGGCCTACCCCGACTCAATCGGGCGGCTGGTATATTGCCGACGCGTAAACGGAATTACCATTCTTTCCGTGTATCGCCGGCCTGGCCGCTAG
- a CDS encoding mechanosensitive ion channel family protein produces MTFQEILQYRFLGNNVGAYLTCLGILLFGYAFKTLLSRLLSKLVYRFIRKRTEGVSELQFQALLIQPVSVVIFLITAYFAFQVLDYPVRSSDIRRNEPWPQVALFRLFQLAVIWGMGWIGLRIIDFLVMVFQRRAEATPSRLNNQLIPFAKDLLKVLVLTLTFLVMLSKVFGVNVTALIGGLGIGGLAVAFAAKESLENLIASFTIFLDRPFAVGDLVEVGAVTGTVEKVGFRSTRLRTAEKSYVTVPNKAMIDKPLDNLSLRTARRVSFTLALSHATTSQQLHRIVEEGKKALEENSLVTKEAQIQFAALTPAAKEVTVQYFVETTNYDEYLRVKEELNYRLVEVVEAAGGSFASTGTTVIQLPSGGHFDGLNPVNTPVV; encoded by the coding sequence ATGACCTTCCAAGAGATTCTTCAGTACCGCTTCTTGGGCAACAACGTGGGGGCTTACCTGACGTGCCTGGGTATTCTGCTGTTTGGCTACGCGTTCAAAACGCTGCTCTCGCGGCTGCTGTCCAAGCTGGTGTACCGCTTTATCCGCAAGCGCACCGAAGGCGTCAGTGAGCTGCAGTTTCAGGCTCTGCTGATTCAGCCGGTATCGGTGGTTATCTTCCTGATTACGGCCTACTTCGCCTTTCAGGTGCTCGACTACCCCGTGCGCAGCTCCGATATCCGGCGCAACGAGCCGTGGCCGCAGGTGGCCCTGTTCCGGCTGTTTCAGCTGGCCGTTATCTGGGGCATGGGCTGGATTGGGCTGCGCATCATTGACTTTCTGGTGATGGTGTTTCAGCGCCGGGCCGAGGCTACCCCCTCCCGCCTCAACAACCAGCTGATTCCCTTCGCCAAGGATTTGCTTAAGGTGCTGGTGCTCACGCTTACATTTCTGGTGATGCTGAGCAAGGTGTTTGGGGTGAACGTAACGGCCCTGATCGGGGGCCTGGGCATTGGGGGGCTGGCCGTAGCCTTCGCCGCCAAGGAAAGCCTCGAGAACCTAATTGCCTCCTTCACCATCTTCCTCGACCGTCCCTTTGCCGTGGGTGATTTGGTGGAGGTAGGCGCCGTGACGGGTACCGTGGAAAAGGTTGGCTTCCGGAGTACGCGCCTGCGCACAGCCGAGAAAAGCTACGTGACGGTACCTAACAAGGCCATGATCGACAAGCCTTTGGACAACTTGTCGTTGCGTACGGCCCGGCGCGTCAGCTTTACCCTGGCCCTGAGCCATGCCACCACCAGCCAGCAGCTGCACCGCATTGTAGAGGAGGGCAAGAAAGCATTAGAGGAAAACTCGCTGGTAACCAAAGAGGCGCAGATTCAGTTTGCGGCCCTCACCCCCGCAGCCAAGGAAGTAACAGTGCAGTACTTCGTAGAAACCACTAACTACGACGAGTACCTACGGGTGAAGGAAGAACTGAATTACCGCCTGGTAGAAGTGGTAGAAGCGGCCGGCGGCTCGTTTGCCAGCACGGGCACTACCGTCATACAGTTACCTTCAGGAGGTCATTTCGATGGGCTGAACCCAGTGAATACGCCGGTTGTGTAG
- the hemA gene encoding glutamyl-tRNA reductase produces the protein MLHPFKAVSLSFKKAPLEIRELIALDEAACRRFLHTLHHELGLSDLLVLSTCNRTEVYYSAERDQSPAIIEALGQLKGLPEVAEYFPYFDVLDQHADAVRHLFEVAMGLDAQVVGDMQISNQVKQAYQWSADADAAGPFLHRLLHTIFFTNKRVQQETSFRDGAASTSYAALELVEELTADVANPRVLVVGLGEIGADVCRHFGDSKLFQDVTICNRTRSKADALAEECGLKVINFEDLVPGLKDADVIISSISRDEPFFTRDMVEHLDVLSYKFFIDLSVPRSIATDVEQVPGVLVYNIDAIHSKASAALERRLAAVPQVQAIIEESMAGLQDWTKEMMVSPTIQKLKNALEQIRLEEMDRFQKKMSPEEAKRMDDITRSLMQKILKQPVLQLKAACKRGEADQLIDVLTDLFDLERQPDVA, from the coding sequence ATGCTCCATCCATTCAAGGCCGTTAGTCTGTCATTCAAGAAAGCTCCCCTCGAAATTCGGGAGCTGATTGCGCTGGACGAAGCTGCCTGCCGCCGATTCCTGCACACCTTGCACCATGAGCTGGGCCTTTCTGACCTGCTCGTGCTGAGTACCTGCAACCGCACGGAAGTGTACTATTCCGCTGAGCGCGACCAGAGCCCGGCCATCATTGAGGCCCTGGGTCAGCTCAAGGGCCTGCCCGAGGTAGCTGAGTACTTCCCCTACTTCGATGTGCTGGATCAGCACGCCGACGCCGTACGTCACCTCTTTGAGGTAGCCATGGGCCTTGATGCCCAGGTAGTTGGCGACATGCAGATCAGCAACCAGGTAAAGCAGGCCTACCAGTGGTCGGCGGATGCCGACGCGGCCGGGCCCTTCCTGCACCGCCTGCTGCACACTATCTTCTTCACCAACAAGCGCGTGCAGCAGGAAACCTCCTTCCGCGATGGCGCCGCTTCTACCTCCTACGCCGCTCTGGAGCTGGTGGAAGAGCTGACCGCCGACGTAGCCAACCCGCGCGTGCTAGTGGTCGGCCTGGGTGAGATTGGGGCCGATGTGTGCCGCCACTTCGGTGACAGCAAGCTGTTTCAGGACGTGACTATCTGCAACCGCACCCGCTCCAAGGCCGATGCCCTGGCCGAAGAGTGCGGTCTGAAGGTTATCAACTTCGAGGACCTGGTACCCGGCCTCAAGGATGCCGACGTCATCATCAGCAGCATCTCCCGCGACGAGCCCTTCTTCACCCGCGACATGGTGGAGCACCTCGATGTGCTGAGCTACAAGTTCTTCATCGACCTCTCCGTGCCCCGCAGCATTGCCACCGATGTAGAGCAGGTGCCCGGCGTGCTGGTGTACAACATCGACGCCATCCATAGCAAGGCTTCGGCCGCGCTGGAGCGCCGCCTAGCCGCCGTGCCGCAGGTGCAGGCCATCATCGAGGAAAGCATGGCTGGCCTGCAGGACTGGACCAAGGAAATGATGGTGTCGCCGACCATCCAGAAGCTCAAGAACGCCCTGGAGCAAATCCGCCTCGAGGAGATGGACCGCTTCCAGAAGAAAATGAGCCCCGAGGAAGCCAAGCGCATGGACGACATCACTCGCTCCCTGATGCAGAAGATTCTCAAGCAACCCGTGCTCCAGCTGAAAGCCGCCTGCAAGCGCGGCGAAGCCGACCAGCTCATCGACGTGCTAACCGACCTGTTTGACCTAGAGCGCCAGCCCGACGTGGCTTAG
- a CDS encoding Glu/Leu/Phe/Val dehydrogenase dimerization domain-containing protein, protein MKDLLATFENKRPEIVFEWKDPETEAEGWVVINSLRGGAAGGGTRMRKGLDKREVESLAKTMEVKFTVSGPAIGGAKSGINFDPQDPRKRGVLERWYRAVIPLLKNYYGTGGDLNVDEIHDVIPITEDYGLWHPQEGIVNGHYRATEPQKIQKLGQLRQGVVKVLEDASFSPDLSRKYTVADLITGYGVAEAVRHYYELWGGRSVAGKRAIIQGWGNVGAAAAYYLASQGARITGIIDRAGGLIKEEGFSLEEIRTLFLERDGNALAADNLLSFEEINQRIWSSGAEIFIPAAASRLVSRGQVEQLVAGGLEVISCGANVPFQDPEIFFGPTGEFADAHTSVIPDFIANCGMARVFAYLMESNAEITDQAIFQDTSRVIRAALERTRHQGEATTGIAQKSFEMALRQLV, encoded by the coding sequence ATGAAAGACCTGCTGGCCACCTTTGAAAACAAGCGTCCCGAAATCGTTTTTGAATGGAAAGACCCCGAAACCGAAGCCGAGGGCTGGGTGGTAATTAATTCCCTGCGCGGCGGGGCGGCCGGCGGGGGCACCCGCATGCGCAAGGGCCTGGATAAGCGGGAGGTGGAAAGCCTGGCCAAAACCATGGAAGTGAAGTTCACCGTATCGGGGCCGGCCATTGGCGGGGCTAAGTCCGGCATCAACTTCGACCCCCAGGACCCGCGCAAGCGGGGCGTACTGGAGCGCTGGTACCGGGCCGTTATTCCGCTGCTGAAAAACTACTACGGCACCGGCGGTGACCTGAACGTGGACGAAATTCACGACGTAATTCCGATTACCGAAGACTACGGCCTCTGGCACCCCCAGGAGGGTATCGTGAACGGCCATTACCGCGCCACCGAGCCCCAAAAGATTCAGAAGCTGGGCCAGCTGCGCCAGGGCGTGGTAAAAGTGCTGGAAGACGCCAGCTTCTCGCCCGACCTCAGCCGTAAGTACACCGTGGCCGACCTCATTACGGGCTACGGGGTAGCCGAAGCCGTGCGCCATTACTATGAGCTGTGGGGCGGCCGCTCGGTGGCGGGCAAGCGCGCCATCATTCAGGGCTGGGGCAACGTGGGCGCGGCCGCAGCCTACTACCTGGCCAGCCAGGGCGCCCGCATCACCGGCATTATTGACCGGGCTGGGGGGCTGATCAAAGAAGAAGGCTTCTCGCTGGAGGAAATCCGGACGCTGTTTCTGGAGCGCGACGGCAACGCTCTGGCCGCCGATAATCTGTTGTCGTTTGAGGAAATAAACCAGCGCATCTGGAGCAGCGGGGCCGAAATCTTTATTCCGGCGGCGGCTTCGCGGTTGGTATCACGGGGGCAGGTAGAGCAGCTGGTGGCTGGCGGCCTGGAGGTTATTTCCTGCGGCGCCAATGTGCCCTTCCAGGACCCGGAAATCTTCTTCGGCCCCACCGGCGAGTTTGCCGATGCCCACACCAGCGTCATCCCCGATTTCATTGCCAACTGTGGTATGGCTCGGGTGTTTGCCTACCTCATGGAATCCAACGCCGAAATCACCGACCAGGCCATCTTCCAGGATACGTCCCGCGTAATCCGGGCGGCGCTGGAGCGCACCCGCCACCAGGGCGAGGCTACCACCGGTATTGCTCAGAAGTCATTTGAGATGGCGCTGCGGCAGTTGGTGTAA